In the genome of Nitrospiria bacterium, one region contains:
- a CDS encoding glycosyltransferase family 4 protein encodes MGRIKVMQITHDLHIGGLQRVVVDLARGMDKKKFEVSVCALREGGPLEKELAEGGIEVLRMPSTGGRADYFRFWKLYKVMMEIKPSVVHTHNTEPLTDGATAALLAGVPVKVHTDHARRFPDKVRYMFSEWLLSHFITQVVAVSDYTRNDLVWYEKIRPDKIKVVLNGIVGDKYAVPIDVEKKKADLEIDPGRTPVLGTASRLTPQKGISYLLKAVKRLSHDFPDVLLLIAGEGELWDVLNAEVKELGMERHVMFLGPRLDMHEIFQLFDIFILPSLYEGLPLVLLEAMAASRAIVATGVGGVGQAVLDGGNAILVKPEDPDAIYRAVKRLSENSVMRERFSKKSLELFRQSFNLERMIKAYETIYLEGLSAVK; translated from the coding sequence ATGGGTAGAATCAAAGTGATGCAGATCACGCATGACCTCCACATCGGCGGCCTTCAACGGGTAGTGGTCGATCTGGCCAGGGGAATGGATAAGAAGAAATTCGAGGTCTCGGTCTGCGCGTTGAGGGAGGGCGGACCGCTCGAGAAAGAGTTGGCGGAGGGGGGCATCGAGGTGCTTCGAATGCCGTCCACGGGGGGGCGGGCCGATTATTTTCGCTTCTGGAAGCTGTATAAAGTCATGATGGAGATAAAACCCTCGGTCGTTCACACGCACAATACCGAGCCCTTGACGGACGGCGCGACGGCGGCCTTGTTGGCGGGGGTTCCGGTCAAAGTCCATACCGATCATGCCCGCCGTTTCCCGGACAAAGTGCGTTATATGTTTTCCGAATGGCTGCTGTCGCACTTCATCACCCAGGTTGTGGCCGTTTCCGATTATACGCGGAACGACCTGGTTTGGTATGAGAAGATCCGGCCGGACAAGATCAAAGTGGTTTTGAATGGGATCGTCGGAGATAAATACGCGGTTCCCATCGACGTGGAAAAGAAAAAGGCGGATTTGGAAATCGACCCCGGCCGTACCCCCGTTTTGGGAACGGCCTCTCGATTGACCCCGCAAAAGGGGATATCGTACCTGCTGAAAGCCGTAAAGCGGCTCAGCCATGATTTCCCGGATGTTCTATTGCTGATCGCGGGGGAAGGGGAACTGTGGGATGTGTTGAACGCGGAAGTAAAAGAATTGGGGATGGAACGCCATGTCATGTTCCTGGGGCCCCGCTTGGATATGCATGAGATATTTCAACTGTTCGATATTTTCATCCTCCCTTCTTTGTATGAAGGACTTCCACTGGTTCTTTTGGAAGCCATGGCTGCTTCACGGGCCATCGTGGCCACGGGGGTCGGCGGGGTCGGACAGGCCGTTTTGGACGGCGGCAACGCCATCCTGGTCAAACCGGAAGATCCGGATGCGATATACCGGGCCGTCAAAAGGTTGAGTGAGAATTCGGTGATGAGGGAGAGATTTTCCAAGAAATCGCTTGAATTGTTTCGTCAAAGCTTCAATCTGGAACGAATGATCAAAGCCTATGAAACGATCTATCTTGAAGGTCTAAGTGCCGTTAAATGA
- a CDS encoding YdcF family protein translates to MWTGRKIALACCFLVLLGLWLFLRIEAFPGHREFQYFLMQKLTKDEPVPETFHASSPDASDVIYVLGGSPRMLEYRFKTAAELYRKRIAPKILIDDGKMKMNYSPALKRNLIFNEWAVARLTSLGADEKAIEPVPIQMGFFGTLSEARSISELASKRGYKALILVSSRYHTMRVWECFSKFAKNTGLNLYVYASDDRPSLRTLLQEYFKLQVYRMVLL, encoded by the coding sequence GTGTGGACCGGAAGAAAAATTGCGTTGGCCTGCTGTTTTTTGGTCCTGCTCGGGTTGTGGCTGTTCTTGAGGATCGAGGCCTTTCCGGGGCACAGGGAATTTCAATATTTCTTGATGCAGAAATTGACCAAGGATGAGCCCGTGCCGGAAACGTTTCATGCTTCCTCGCCCGATGCGAGCGACGTTATTTATGTGTTGGGCGGTTCGCCGCGAATGCTCGAATACCGCTTCAAAACCGCCGCGGAATTGTATCGGAAAAGAATCGCGCCGAAGATATTGATCGACGATGGAAAAATGAAAATGAATTACAGCCCCGCTCTGAAGAGGAATCTTATTTTTAACGAATGGGCCGTGGCCCGATTGACAAGCCTGGGCGCCGATGAAAAGGCCATCGAACCTGTTCCCATTCAAATGGGTTTTTTCGGAACCCTTTCGGAGGCCAGGAGCATATCGGAGCTGGCATCGAAACGAGGGTACAAGGCGCTGATCCTGGTGTCGTCCCGGTATCATACGATGCGGGTTTGGGAGTGTTTCTCCAAATTCGCAAAAAACACCGGGTTGAATCTGTACGTTTATGCCTCGGACGATCGACCGAGCCTGCGGACCCTTCTTCAGGAATATTTCAAGCTGCAGGTCTATCGGATGGTTCTTCTTTGA
- a CDS encoding acyltransferase, with product MLNLIDAIRRYRRERYFANLLRNGLVLGRDVQINDGVFIDPSHCFLITIKDRCVLAPCVRLIAHDASMFRFMGITRVGRITIERNCFIGDSTLVLPGVRIGPDSIVGAGAVVVGDIPPHSVAAGNPAKVICSLEDFLAKHRAVKERSRTFHEDEYSLLRITGEKKKDMLDYLEKNIGYMEGEIPAE from the coding sequence ATGCTGAACCTCATCGACGCGATCCGGAGATACCGGAGGGAGCGGTATTTCGCCAACCTGCTCAGGAACGGGCTGGTCCTGGGGCGGGATGTCCAAATCAACGACGGCGTTTTTATCGACCCCTCGCATTGTTTTTTGATCACGATCAAGGACCGTTGCGTGCTCGCCCCCTGCGTGCGCTTGATCGCCCACGACGCCAGCATGTTTCGTTTCATGGGAATCACGCGCGTGGGACGGATCACCATCGAACGCAACTGTTTCATAGGTGATTCGACATTGGTGTTGCCCGGCGTGCGGATCGGGCCGGATTCGATCGTCGGCGCGGGGGCGGTGGTGGTCGGGGACATACCCCCGCATAGCGTGGCGGCGGGCAATCCGGCGAAGGTGATTTGCAGCCTGGAGGATTTCCTCGCCAAGCATCGGGCCGTGAAAGAGAGAAGCCGGACGTTTCATGAGGATGAATACAGCCTCCTGCGCATTACGGGGGAGAAGAAAAAAGATATGCTGGACTATTTGGAAAAAAATATCGGCTACATGGAAGGAGAGATCCCCGCGGAGTAG
- a CDS encoding alpha/beta hydrolase: protein MNLEKAVTFRNNKGQLLFGILHLPESPKLKSRIGINILNPGLKNRVAPNRINVKMARMFCDMGFHVLRVDPFGIGDSEGELAAHESVMDLWGMIQRGLFVPDTLAANDFFVREARLEKLILIGQCGAAVTGMLVGGKDDRVESLILVDSPVRLLSSQVDMSDILAEISRPGEMMLYYLRKVFSGRSWLNLIRFQSDFGGLRKLFARMTHPRSSRNQGNASDAPGVSERFNKKFLDAFRRFTDRNKNVYFLFAANDFSLQEFRQDMQAHFLDRHPEYRSRCRIDIIDDANHVYTEEKWQHELLHYMKSWLERYRQAC from the coding sequence TTGAATTTGGAAAAGGCCGTCACCTTCAGGAACAACAAAGGTCAGCTTCTTTTCGGTATTCTGCATCTCCCGGAGAGCCCCAAACTCAAGTCCCGGATCGGAATTAATATCCTCAACCCGGGCCTGAAGAACCGGGTGGCGCCGAATCGGATCAACGTCAAGATGGCCAGGATGTTTTGCGACATGGGCTTTCACGTTTTGCGGGTCGACCCCTTCGGCATCGGGGACAGCGAGGGAGAATTGGCGGCCCATGAATCCGTCATGGACCTCTGGGGGATGATTCAGCGGGGCCTGTTCGTCCCGGATACCCTCGCGGCCAATGACTTTTTCGTTCGGGAGGCCCGGCTGGAAAAGTTGATTCTGATCGGGCAATGCGGCGCGGCCGTGACGGGCATGCTGGTCGGGGGCAAGGACGATCGGGTCGAGAGTCTAATTTTAGTGGACTCGCCCGTCCGCCTGCTCTCGTCACAAGTCGATATGTCGGACATTCTGGCCGAAATCAGCCGTCCGGGTGAAATGATGCTTTATTATCTGAGAAAAGTCTTCAGCGGGCGTTCCTGGCTTAATCTCATCCGATTCCAATCGGACTTTGGGGGACTTCGAAAGCTGTTCGCTCGGATGACCCATCCGCGTTCGAGCCGAAATCAGGGGAACGCGTCCGATGCGCCCGGTGTTTCCGAACGGTTCAATAAAAAGTTTTTGGATGCGTTTCGCCGGTTTACGGACCGGAATAAAAATGTCTATTTTCTGTTTGCCGCGAATGATTTCTCCTTGCAGGAGTTCCGGCAGGACATGCAGGCCCATTTCCTGGATCGTCACCCCGAATACCGGTCCCGATGCCGGATCGATATTATCGACGACGCGAACCATGTTTACACCGAGGAGAAGTGGCAACACGAGCTTCTTCATTACATGAAGTCGTGGCTGGAGCGGTATCGACAAGCATGCTGA
- a CDS encoding alpha/beta fold hydrolase, protein MTTASKESLSTMEEPFFFSNKNYRLFSILHHPADPKSLHGETGVVFCDPFAEEKLWAHRVFVNFARLLSKNSYWVLRFDCMGHGDSDGNYEDANVETQLSDIRRAVGVLKEKARVKNVMLLGARFGGTLSALAAANVDEVDGMVLWSPVVNGEKYFQDCLRSNLTTQMTTYRKINYTREQMVRDLLGGKAVNIDGYLISPEFYKQISRIRLNEVMPSCKKPLLMIQIHKEENARIDKEVQELQGALKQAGRPAQFGTVKGEPFWRELNTFPQRLDALFATTLDWINRQNDPAVSGSGDPSRLTETRAGTEKGSD, encoded by the coding sequence ATGACGACGGCATCAAAAGAAAGCTTATCGACGATGGAAGAGCCGTTCTTCTTTTCCAACAAGAACTACCGCCTTTTTTCCATCCTGCACCATCCGGCGGACCCCAAAAGCCTTCACGGCGAAACGGGGGTCGTCTTTTGCGATCCCTTTGCGGAGGAGAAGCTCTGGGCGCACCGGGTCTTTGTGAATTTTGCGCGGCTGCTCTCCAAAAACTCTTATTGGGTCTTGCGCTTCGACTGCATGGGCCACGGGGACAGCGACGGGAATTACGAGGATGCGAACGTTGAAACGCAGCTGTCGGATATCCGTCGGGCGGTCGGGGTATTGAAAGAGAAGGCGCGGGTGAAAAACGTGATGCTGCTCGGCGCCCGCTTCGGGGGGACCCTGTCGGCCCTGGCTGCGGCGAATGTGGACGAAGTCGACGGGATGGTTTTATGGAGTCCCGTCGTCAACGGGGAAAAGTATTTTCAGGATTGCCTCCGGTCCAATCTGACGACCCAAATGACCACGTACCGCAAAATAAACTATACGAGAGAGCAGATGGTCAGGGATCTGTTGGGGGGGAAAGCGGTCAACATCGACGGTTATTTGATCTCTCCCGAGTTCTACAAACAGATATCCCGGATACGGCTGAACGAAGTCATGCCCTCTTGCAAAAAGCCTCTGCTCATGATCCAGATTCATAAAGAGGAAAATGCGAGGATCGACAAGGAAGTGCAGGAACTGCAAGGGGCGTTAAAACAGGCGGGACGGCCGGCGCAGTTCGGCACGGTGAAAGGCGAGCCTTTCTGGCGGGAGTTGAATACATTTCCCCAACGGCTGGATGCTCTGTTTGCTACGACACTCGATTGGATCAATCGGCAAAATGATCCGGCGGTTTCGGGGTCCGGCGATCCTTCTCGCTTGACAGAGACGCGGGCCGGGACGGAGAAGGGGAGCGATTGA